One Streptomyces mobaraensis NBRC 13819 = DSM 40847 DNA segment encodes these proteins:
- a CDS encoding putative RNA methyltransferase, whose translation MPAFPVAPEARLRLLDVLACPHCGERLVLADGSVRCAGRHSFDVARQGYVGLLTGNMRAGSADTADMVRARTAFLGAGHYAPLAGALAGAVAPHCPDGGTLLDAGAGTGYYLAAALDALPGAVGLGLDASKYALRQAARAHSRAWAATWDVWRPLPVRGGSVDVVLNVFAPRNGGEFHRVLRPGGALVVVTPTARHLAGLRESLGLLAVDADKEDRLRRTLGDRFEAVDAGTHEHTVVLSAEDVMNLVLMGPSARHVTPDELGERVAALAQPLSVTVSCLVSVYRAV comes from the coding sequence ATGCCCGCCTTTCCCGTCGCGCCCGAGGCGCGGCTCCGCCTCCTCGACGTCCTGGCCTGTCCGCACTGCGGTGAGCGGCTCGTCCTGGCCGACGGTTCCGTCCGCTGCGCCGGGCGGCACTCGTTCGACGTCGCGCGCCAGGGCTACGTCGGCCTGCTGACCGGCAACATGCGGGCGGGCAGCGCCGACACGGCCGACATGGTGCGGGCCCGGACGGCGTTCCTGGGCGCCGGGCACTACGCCCCGCTGGCCGGGGCCCTGGCCGGGGCCGTCGCGCCGCACTGCCCGGACGGCGGCACACTGCTCGACGCCGGCGCGGGCACCGGGTACTACCTCGCCGCCGCCCTGGACGCGCTGCCGGGCGCCGTCGGGCTGGGGCTCGACGCCTCCAAATACGCGCTGCGGCAGGCGGCCAGGGCACATTCGCGGGCGTGGGCGGCCACGTGGGACGTCTGGCGTCCGCTGCCGGTGCGCGGCGGGTCCGTGGACGTCGTGCTGAACGTCTTCGCGCCGCGCAACGGCGGGGAGTTCCACCGGGTGCTGCGGCCCGGGGGCGCGCTCGTGGTCGTCACGCCGACCGCCCGCCACCTGGCCGGGCTGCGCGAGAGCCTCGGGCTGCTCGCGGTGGACGCGGACAAGGAGGACCGGCTGCGGCGGACGCTCGGCGACCGCTTCGAGGCCGTCGACGCCGGGACGCACGAGCACACCGTCGTCCTCTCGGCGGAGGACGTGATGAACCTGGTGCTGATGGGGCCCAGCGCGCGGCACGTGACGCCGGACGAACTGGGGGAACGGGTCGCCGCGTTGGCGCAGCCGCTGTCGGTCACCGTCTCCTGTCTGGTGTCGGTGTACCGCGCCGTGTGA
- a CDS encoding SulP family inorganic anion transporter — translation MVSTLSNLKNRKKLPSPATLRQDLLASLVVFLVALPLCVGVAVASGVPAELGLVTGIVGGLVVGCLPGSSLQVSGPAAGLTVLVLEAVHEFGAGALGALVLAAGLLQIVLGALHFGRLFRAVSVAVVQGMLAGIGLVLLFGQLYTMAEVRQPRSGVDKIMGIPDLIATVATDADALVPFLVGVGTIAVLVLWRKLPAGARAVPAPLVAVALATAVCALAGLPVATVEVRGIAEAVRPPGADAFDALGSVAALGTVLAFALIASAESLFSAAAVDRMHDGPRTAYDKELMAQGIGNTVCGMLGSLPMTAVIVRSSANVQAGARTKAARVLHGMWLLLFAALLPAAVGVIPLAALAGVLVHAGCKLVPVRQIVPLWRQHRGEAVVLAVTAVAIIATNMFEGVLAGLLLAVVKSAWETSHIQLDVRESADGRLTVTAGGNATFLRLPRMLETLEALPEDRPVELDLSRLRHLDHACRTVLEAWAEQRGATVEMVTKV, via the coding sequence ATGGTCTCGACCCTCAGCAACCTCAAGAACCGTAAGAAGCTCCCGAGCCCCGCCACGTTGCGGCAGGACCTCCTGGCGTCGCTCGTCGTCTTCCTGGTGGCCCTTCCCCTGTGCGTCGGGGTGGCCGTGGCCTCCGGAGTGCCCGCCGAACTCGGCCTGGTCACCGGCATCGTGGGCGGACTGGTCGTCGGCTGTCTGCCTGGCAGCTCCCTCCAGGTCAGCGGTCCGGCCGCCGGGCTGACCGTGCTCGTCCTGGAGGCGGTGCACGAGTTCGGGGCGGGCGCCCTGGGCGCCCTCGTGCTGGCCGCCGGGCTGCTCCAGATCGTCCTGGGGGCACTGCACTTCGGCCGGCTCTTCCGGGCCGTGTCCGTGGCGGTCGTCCAGGGCATGCTCGCCGGCATCGGGCTCGTCCTCCTCTTCGGCCAGCTCTACACCATGGCCGAGGTCCGGCAGCCCCGGTCCGGCGTCGACAAGATCATGGGGATACCGGACCTCATAGCCACCGTGGCGACGGACGCCGACGCCCTCGTCCCCTTCCTCGTGGGCGTGGGCACGATCGCGGTCCTCGTCCTGTGGCGGAAGCTCCCGGCCGGGGCGCGCGCGGTGCCCGCGCCTCTCGTGGCGGTGGCCCTCGCCACGGCCGTCTGCGCCCTGGCCGGGCTCCCCGTGGCCACCGTCGAGGTGCGGGGCATCGCCGAGGCCGTCCGGCCGCCCGGCGCCGACGCCTTCGATGCGCTGGGCAGCGTCGCCGCGCTCGGCACCGTCCTCGCCTTCGCCCTGATCGCCTCCGCGGAGAGCCTGTTCAGCGCCGCGGCGGTGGACCGGATGCACGACGGTCCGAGGACCGCGTACGACAAGGAGCTGATGGCCCAGGGCATCGGCAACACGGTCTGCGGGATGCTGGGCTCGCTGCCCATGACGGCCGTGATCGTGCGGAGTTCGGCCAATGTGCAGGCGGGTGCGCGCACCAAGGCCGCACGCGTCCTGCACGGGATGTGGCTGCTGCTGTTCGCCGCGCTGCTGCCGGCCGCGGTCGGGGTCATCCCGCTGGCCGCGCTGGCGGGCGTCCTCGTGCACGCCGGCTGCAAGCTCGTCCCCGTCCGGCAGATCGTGCCGCTCTGGCGGCAGCACCGGGGCGAGGCGGTGGTGCTGGCGGTCACCGCCGTGGCCATCATCGCCACCAACATGTTCGAGGGCGTGCTCGCCGGGCTGCTGCTGGCGGTCGTCAAGTCCGCCTGGGAGACGTCGCACATCCAGCTCGACGTGCGGGAGTCGGCGGACGGCCGGCTCACGGTCACGGCCGGCGGCAACGCGACGTTCCTCCGGCTGCCCCGGATGCTGGAGACGCTGGAGGCGCTCCCGGAGGACCGGCCCGTGGAGCTCGACCTGTCGCGGCTGCGCCACCTCGACCACGCCTGCCGCACGGTCCTGGAGGCGTGGGCCGAGCAGCGGGGCGCGACGGTCGAGATGGTGACGAAGGTCTGA
- a CDS encoding carbonic anhydrase, translating into MRSLIANARSFATHVSERADEFRALESGQRPEALFITCSDSRVVPSLITGARPGELFELRTAGNVVPPYSADQPTGETATVEYAVRVLGVRDIVVCGHSHCGAVRALVGGDDLSGVPAVRGWLERTAARPGDGPAGAWGPDLAGPVQRHAIAQLERLRTHPCVAERIADGSVGLHAWYYEVHTGAVRELRSDGRFHVL; encoded by the coding sequence ATGCGGTCCCTGATAGCCAACGCCCGGTCCTTCGCCACCCATGTGTCCGAACGAGCCGACGAGTTCCGCGCCCTGGAATCCGGCCAGCGCCCGGAAGCGCTGTTCATCACCTGCTCCGACTCCCGGGTGGTGCCGTCGCTGATCACCGGAGCCCGGCCCGGTGAGCTGTTCGAGCTGCGCACCGCCGGCAACGTCGTCCCCCCGTACAGCGCCGACCAGCCCACCGGCGAGACGGCGACCGTCGAGTACGCGGTCCGTGTGCTGGGCGTGCGCGACATCGTGGTCTGCGGCCACTCCCACTGCGGCGCCGTACGGGCGCTGGTCGGCGGGGACGACCTGTCCGGCGTGCCGGCCGTGCGGGGCTGGCTGGAGCGGACGGCCGCCCGGCCGGGGGACGGACCGGCGGGGGCCTGGGGGCCCGACCTGGCCGGACCGGTGCAGCGGCACGCGATCGCGCAACTGGAGCGGCTGCGCACCCACCCGTGCGTCGCCGAGCGGATCGCCGACGGGAGCGTCGGGCTGCACGCCTGGTACTACGAGGTGCACACGGGTGCCGTCAGGGAACTCCGGTCCGATGGGCGGTTCCACGTGCTGTGA